The proteins below are encoded in one region of Deltaproteobacteria bacterium:
- a CDS encoding HEPN domain-containing protein — protein sequence MNVRPEIVHEVFLWVEKAEHDLTAAKHNMQLVCEGLAEVVCFHSQQCVEKYLKGILVLHGISYPRTHDLRVLLDLACHHTALDLPPDQVLPLNRYSIEGRYPGNWDPITEEEASGAVEMARRVRDRIRSLLPDEILKGNT from the coding sequence ATGAACGTGCGGCCTGAAATCGTTCACGAGGTGTTTCTCTGGGTCGAGAAAGCGGAACATGATCTGACCGCGGCAAAACATAATATGCAATTGGTATGTGAAGGGCTCGCGGAGGTCGTTTGTTTTCATAGCCAGCAATGCGTCGAAAAGTATCTGAAAGGCATCCTCGTCCTGCATGGGATTTCATATCCCAGGACACACGACCTGCGCGTGCTGCTTGATCTTGCCTGCCATCATACTGCACTCGATCTTCCTCCGGATCAGGTTCTTCCGTTGAACCGTTATTCGATCGAGGGGAGGTACCCGGGGAATTGGGACCCGATTACCGAAGAAGAGGCTTCGGGAGCAGTGGAAATGGCTCGCCGAGTAAGGGATAGGATACGGTCGTTATTACCGGATGAAATTTTGAAAGGCAATACCTGA
- a CDS encoding nucleotidyltransferase domain-containing protein → MTETEIKVVLQKIVERITERFRPEKIILFGSYARGKQTADSDADLLIVMNVTGSKRMTAVEIDLLLVGIPIPTDIIVVTPEEVEIYQDCVGTIIREAIREGKVIYERAA, encoded by the coding sequence GTGACCGAGACGGAAATAAAGGTTGTTCTTCAGAAGATCGTGGAGCGTATAACGGAGCGTTTTCGGCCGGAAAAAATCATTTTGTTCGGTTCGTATGCACGTGGCAAGCAGACAGCGGACAGCGATGCCGATCTGTTGATCGTCATGAATGTAACGGGTTCCAAGCGAATGACTGCAGTCGAGATCGATTTGCTACTTGTAGGAATACCGATACCGACAGACATAATCGTCGTGACCCCCGAGGAAGTTGAGATATACCAGGATTGCGTGGGAACCATCATCCGCGAGGCGATTCGCGAAGGTAAGGTTATTTATGAACGTGCGGCCTGA